A genome region from Euphorbia lathyris chromosome 4, ddEupLath1.1, whole genome shotgun sequence includes the following:
- the LOC136225465 gene encoding protein IQ-DOMAIN 3-like — MGKKSAWFSALKKALSPKKSKSKKREKNFDPVPPPPYEETTTLAPPASSSPPPSPPPPPPPPPAPLIRHPSVEDVKLSEAENEQSKHAYSVALATAVAAEAAVAAAQAAAEVVRLTSVPRNSTKSREELAAIRIQTAFRGYLARRALRALRGLVRLKTLIQGQSVKRQAANTLRAMQTLARVQSQIRARRIRMSEENQALQRQLQQKREKELDKLRADTGENWNDSSQSKEQIEAKMMHRQEAAMRRERALAYAFSHQQTWKNSSKSSIPTFMDPNNPQWGWSWLERWMAARPWEGKSTTDNNNDHASTRSTISRALSLGEISRSFSNRDMNSTNKPSPGAQKANRPPSHQSPSTPPSKAPSTSSVTGKTKPPSPRGSAWGADDDSRSLYSVQSERYNRRHSIAGSSVRDDESLASSPSVPSYMAATQSAKAKSKLPSPLGVATVKNGTPDRAVANSVKKQLSFSGSPARARRHSGPPRVEVHTEKEVFNGECSSR; from the exons ATGGGGAAAAAGAGTGCTTGGTTCTCTGCTCTTAAGAAAGCTCTGAGTCCTAAG aaatccaaatcaaagaaaagagagaagaatTTCGATCCGGTTCCTCCTCCTCCATATGAAGAAACTACAACATTAGCTCCACCtgcatcttcttctcctcctccttcaccaccaccaccacctcctcctcctcctgcACCTCTTATTCGTCACCCTTCCGTTGAAGATGTGAAATTAAGCGAAGCTGAGAACGAGCAGAGTAAGCATGCTTATTCGGTTGCACTTGCCACTGCTGTAGCTGCTGAGGCTGCTGTTGCTGCAGCCCAGGCTGCAGCTGAGGTTGTTAGGCTTACTTCCGTGCCCCGTAACTCCACCAAATCAAGAGAGGAATTAGCAGCTATCAGGATTCAAACTGCTTTTCGAGGCTACTTG GCAAGGAGAGCATTGCGTGCTTTGAGAGGATTGGTGAGATTGAAGACATTGATACAAGGTCAATCTGTAAAACGGCAAGCAGCTAACACGTTACGAGCAATGCAGACTCTTGCACGTGTGCAGTCTCAGATTCGTGCAAGGCGGATCAGAATGTCCGAGGAGAACCAGGCCCTCCAACGACAGCTCCAACAGAAGCGTGAGAAAGAGCTCGACAAGTTGAGAGCTGAT ACCGGAGAAAATTGGAATGATAGCTCGCAATCAAAAGAGCAAATTGAAGCAAAGATGATGCACAGGCAAGAAGCTGCTATGAGACGAGAACGTGCATTGGCTTACGCATTTTCTCATCAG CAAACGTGGAAGAACTCTTCAAAATCATCGATACCAACATTTATGGATCCAAACAATCCTCAATGGGGCTGGAGTTGGTTAGAAAGATGGATGGCAGCTCGCCCGTGGGAAGGCAAGAGTACAACAGATAATAATAATGATCATGCCTCTACTAGAAGCACAATAAGCCGTGCATTGTCCTTGGGTGAAATCAGCAGATCCTTCTCTAACCGTGATATGAACAGCACGAATAAGCCTTCCCCCGGTGCACAAAAGGCTAACCGACCTCCCAGCCATCAATCTCCATCAACCCCACCATCAAAAGCACCATCTACATCATCAGTAACAGGGAAAACAAAGCCACCAAGCCCGAGAGGGAGTGCTTGGGGCGCGGATGATGACTCGAGGAGCCTGTACAGTGTACAATCCGAACGCTACAACCGAAGACACAGCATAGCAGGATCATCTGTGAGAGATGATGAGAGCCTTGCTAGCTCGCCTTCAGTTCCGAGCTATATGGCTGCAACACAGTCTGCAAAGGCGAAATCGAAGTTGCCAAGCCCGTTGGGAGTGGCTACGGTTAAGAATGGGACACCGGATAGAGCAGTAGCGAATTCAGTGAAGAAGCAGCTATCGTTTTCTG